A stretch of DNA from Basfia succiniciproducens:
CGGCGGGCATTTAGGCAAAAAACGTTGGTATTTGATTACTTCATTAGTAGATGAAGCTTTCTCATTGAATTATATGGCAAAAATCCCAAGTCATATCAATAAAGGCTGGTATATGTTTTTTGTGAGCCTTTATCTGCAAATTTATTGGGTTATGGGTGCGGGGATCGGCAATCTGTTCGGCGCGATGCTGCCTTTTGATCTTAAAGGTATCGAATTTGCCATGACCGCGTTATTCATCATTATTTTTGCCGAAAACTGGTTGAAAGAAAAATCCCATGAAAGCTCGTTACTTGGATTGGGCATCACACTGACCAGCCTGATTATTGTCGGTAAAGAGCAATTTTTGATTCCGTCTCTGCTCGGCATTTGGATTATGCTGACATTGAGTCGCCCTAAATTAAGCAGCAAATTGAAACGCATTGAATAAGGTAGAATAATGACGCTGACAGAACAAATTATCACCGTCGGGATGGGTATTTTAGGCGTACATATTTGCCGTGTGTTGCCTTTTTTGATTTTCCCGCCAAATCGCCCGATTCCCGAATATATCCGTTATCTCGGTAAGGTTTTGCCGGCGGCAATGTTCGGCATGCTGGTGATCTATTGCTATAAAAATGTGGATATTTTCAGCGGGTTTCACGGTTTTCCCGAGTTTCTGGCGGGGCTAATTACATTAGCGCTACATCTGTGGAAGAAAAATATGTTTCTT
This window harbors:
- a CDS encoding branched-chain amino acid transporter permease, which gives rise to MTLTEQIITVGMGILGVHICRVLPFLIFPPNRPIPEYIRYLGKVLPAAMFGMLVIYCYKNVDIFSGFHGFPEFLAGLITLALHLWKKNMFLSMAVGTGLYMFLVQAVFVN
- the azlC gene encoding azaleucine resistance protein AzlC, whose product is MSEIVSKTPVRDAAKAAFPYSAPMIAGFIFLGIAYGLYMKQLGFGVLFPVFMALLIYAGSVEFIVAAALVAPFSPLNVFLICLMVSGRQIFYGISMLEKYGGHLGKKRWYLITSLVDEAFSLNYMAKIPSHINKGWYMFFVSLYLQIYWVMGAGIGNLFGAMLPFDLKGIEFAMTALFIIIFAENWLKEKSHESSLLGLGITLTSLIIVGKEQFLIPSLLGIWIMLTLSRPKLSSKLKRIE